A genomic region of Ictidomys tridecemlineatus isolate mIctTri1 chromosome 10, mIctTri1.hap1, whole genome shotgun sequence contains the following coding sequences:
- the Gspt1 gene encoding eukaryotic peptide chain release factor GTP-binding subunit ERF3A isoform X1, whose protein sequence is MDPGSGGGGGGGGGGGGGGGGSSSGSSSSDSAPDCWDQADMEAPGPGPCGGGGGPLAAGAEAQREHLSAAFSRQLNVNAKPFVPNVHAAEFVPSFLRGPAQPPPAPAGAASNLGAGGPSAPVEPSQEEQSLCEGSNSSVSMELSEPVVENGETEMSPEESWEHKEEISEAEPGGGDGRPPEESAQEMMEEEEEIPKPKSVVAPPGAPKKEHVNVVFIGHVDAGKSTIGGQIMYLTGMVDKRTLEKYEREAKEKNRETWYLSWALDTNQEERDKGKTVEVGRAYFETEKKHFTILDAPGHKSFVPNMIGGASQADLAVLVISARKGEFETGFEKGGQTREHAMLAKTAGVKHLIVLINKMDDPTVNWSNERYEECKEKLVPFLKKVGFNPKKDIHFMPCSGLTGANLKEQSDFCPWYNGLPFIPYLDNLPNFNRSVDGPIRLPIVDKYKDMGTVVLGKLESGSICKGQQLVMMPNKHNVEVLGILSDDVETDSVAPGENLKIRLKGIEEEEILPGFILCDPNNLCHSGRTFDAQIVIIEHKSIICPGYNAVLHIHTCIEEVEITALICLVDKKSGEKSKTRPRFVKQDQVCIARLRTAGTICLETFKDFPQMGRFTLRDEGKTIAIGKVLKLVPEKD, encoded by the exons ATGGATcccggcagcggcggcggcggcggcggcggcggcggtggcggcggcggtggcggcgggagcagcagcggcagcagcagcagcgacTCGGCCCCCGACTGCTGGGACCAGGCGGACATGGAGGCCCCCGGGCCGGGCCcgtgcggcggcggcggcggcccctTGGCGGCGGGGGCCGAGGCCCAGCGTGAGCACCTCAGCGCGGCCTTCAGCCGGCAGCTCAACGTCAACGCCAAGCCCTTCGTGCCCAACGTCCACGCCGCCGAGTTCGTGCCGTCCTTCCTGCGCGGCCCGGCCCAGCCGCCGCCAGCCCCCGCCGGCGCCGCCAGCAACCTCGGCGCGGGAGGCCCCTCGG CACCTGTGGAACCCTCTCAAGAGGAACAGTCATTGTGTGAAG GTTCAAATTCATCTGTTAGCATGGAACTTTCAGAACCTGTTG TAGAAAATGGAGAGACAGAAATGTCCCCAGAAGAATCATGGGagcacaaagaagaaataagtgaaGCGGAGccaggaggtggagatggaagGCCACCAGAGGAAAGTGCCCAAGAAatgatggaggaggaagaggaaatacCAAAACCTAAATCTGTGGTTGCACCACCAGGTGCTCCCAAAAAAGAACATGTAAATGTAGTATTCATTGGGCATGTAG ATGCTGGCAAGTCAACCATTGGAGGACAAATAAT GTATTTGACTGGAATGGTTGACAAAAGGACacttgaaaaatatgaaagagaagctaaagaaaaaaacagagaaactTG gtacTTATCTTGGGCCTTAGACACAAATCAGGAAGAACGGGACAAAGGTAAAACAGTAGAAGTGGGTCGAGCctattttgaaacagaaaagaagcaTTTCACAATTCTAGATGCCCCTGGCCACAAGAGTTTTGTCCCAAATATGATTGGTGGTGCCTCTCAGGCTGATCTGGCTGTGCTG GTCATCTCAGCCAGGAAAGGAGAGtttgaaactggctttgaaaaAGGAGGACAGACGAGAGAGCATGCAATGTTGGCAAAGACAGCAGGTGTAAAACACTTAATTGTGCTTATTAATAAGATGGATGATCCAACAGTAAATTGGAGCAATGAGAG atATGAAGAATGTAAAGAGAAACTAGTGCCATTTTTGAAAAAAGTTGGCTTCAATCCCAAAAAAGACATTCACTTTATGCCCTGCTCAGGACTGACTGGAGCAAACCTCAAAGAGCAATCAGATTTCTGTCCTTGGTACAA TGGATTACCATTTATTCCATATCTGGATAATTTGCCAAACTTCAATAGATCAGTTGATGGACCAATCAGGCTGCCAATTGTGGATAAGTACAAG GATATGGGCACTGTggtcctgggaaagctggaatcAGGATCTATTTGTAAAGGCCAGCAACTTGTAATGATGCCAAATAAG CACAACGTGGAAGTTCTTGGAATACTTTCTGATGATGTAGAAACAGATTCTGTAGCACCAGGTGAAAACCTCAAAATCAGACTCAAAGGAATCGAAGAAGAAGAGATTCTTCCAGGATTCATACTTTGTGATCCTAATAACCTTTGTCATTCTGGACGCACGTTTGATGCCCAG ATAGTGATTATAGAGCACAAATCCATCATCTGCCCAGGGTATAATGCGGTGCTGCATATTCATACCTGTATTGAGGAAGTCGAAATAACA GCCTTAATCTGCTTGGTAGACAAAAAATCAGGGGAAAAAAGTAAGACTCGACCCCGTTTTGTGAAACAAGATCAAGTATGCATCGCCCGCTTAAGGACAGCAGGAACCATCTGCCTTGAGACCTTTAAAGACTTCCCTCAAATGGGTCGTTTTACTTTAAGAGATGAGG gTAAGACCATTGCAATTGGAAAAGTTCTGAAACTGGTTCCAGAGAAAGACTAA
- the Gspt1 gene encoding eukaryotic peptide chain release factor GTP-binding subunit ERF3A isoform X2, whose protein sequence is MDPGSGGGGGGGGGGGGGGGGSSSGSSSSDSAPDCWDQADMEAPGPGPCGGGGGPLAAGAEAQREHLSAAFSRQLNVNAKPFVPNVHAAEFVPSFLRGPAQPPPAPAGAASNLGAGGPSAPVEPSQEEQSLCEGSNSSVSMELSEPVENGETEMSPEESWEHKEEISEAEPGGGDGRPPEESAQEMMEEEEEIPKPKSVVAPPGAPKKEHVNVVFIGHVDAGKSTIGGQIMYLTGMVDKRTLEKYEREAKEKNRETWYLSWALDTNQEERDKGKTVEVGRAYFETEKKHFTILDAPGHKSFVPNMIGGASQADLAVLVISARKGEFETGFEKGGQTREHAMLAKTAGVKHLIVLINKMDDPTVNWSNERYEECKEKLVPFLKKVGFNPKKDIHFMPCSGLTGANLKEQSDFCPWYNGLPFIPYLDNLPNFNRSVDGPIRLPIVDKYKDMGTVVLGKLESGSICKGQQLVMMPNKHNVEVLGILSDDVETDSVAPGENLKIRLKGIEEEEILPGFILCDPNNLCHSGRTFDAQIVIIEHKSIICPGYNAVLHIHTCIEEVEITALICLVDKKSGEKSKTRPRFVKQDQVCIARLRTAGTICLETFKDFPQMGRFTLRDEGKTIAIGKVLKLVPEKD, encoded by the exons ATGGATcccggcagcggcggcggcggcggcggcggcggcggtggcggcggcggtggcggcgggagcagcagcggcagcagcagcagcgacTCGGCCCCCGACTGCTGGGACCAGGCGGACATGGAGGCCCCCGGGCCGGGCCcgtgcggcggcggcggcggcccctTGGCGGCGGGGGCCGAGGCCCAGCGTGAGCACCTCAGCGCGGCCTTCAGCCGGCAGCTCAACGTCAACGCCAAGCCCTTCGTGCCCAACGTCCACGCCGCCGAGTTCGTGCCGTCCTTCCTGCGCGGCCCGGCCCAGCCGCCGCCAGCCCCCGCCGGCGCCGCCAGCAACCTCGGCGCGGGAGGCCCCTCGG CACCTGTGGAACCCTCTCAAGAGGAACAGTCATTGTGTGAAG GTTCAAATTCATCTGTTAGCATGGAACTTTCAGAACCTGTTG AAAATGGAGAGACAGAAATGTCCCCAGAAGAATCATGGGagcacaaagaagaaataagtgaaGCGGAGccaggaggtggagatggaagGCCACCAGAGGAAAGTGCCCAAGAAatgatggaggaggaagaggaaatacCAAAACCTAAATCTGTGGTTGCACCACCAGGTGCTCCCAAAAAAGAACATGTAAATGTAGTATTCATTGGGCATGTAG ATGCTGGCAAGTCAACCATTGGAGGACAAATAAT GTATTTGACTGGAATGGTTGACAAAAGGACacttgaaaaatatgaaagagaagctaaagaaaaaaacagagaaactTG gtacTTATCTTGGGCCTTAGACACAAATCAGGAAGAACGGGACAAAGGTAAAACAGTAGAAGTGGGTCGAGCctattttgaaacagaaaagaagcaTTTCACAATTCTAGATGCCCCTGGCCACAAGAGTTTTGTCCCAAATATGATTGGTGGTGCCTCTCAGGCTGATCTGGCTGTGCTG GTCATCTCAGCCAGGAAAGGAGAGtttgaaactggctttgaaaaAGGAGGACAGACGAGAGAGCATGCAATGTTGGCAAAGACAGCAGGTGTAAAACACTTAATTGTGCTTATTAATAAGATGGATGATCCAACAGTAAATTGGAGCAATGAGAG atATGAAGAATGTAAAGAGAAACTAGTGCCATTTTTGAAAAAAGTTGGCTTCAATCCCAAAAAAGACATTCACTTTATGCCCTGCTCAGGACTGACTGGAGCAAACCTCAAAGAGCAATCAGATTTCTGTCCTTGGTACAA TGGATTACCATTTATTCCATATCTGGATAATTTGCCAAACTTCAATAGATCAGTTGATGGACCAATCAGGCTGCCAATTGTGGATAAGTACAAG GATATGGGCACTGTggtcctgggaaagctggaatcAGGATCTATTTGTAAAGGCCAGCAACTTGTAATGATGCCAAATAAG CACAACGTGGAAGTTCTTGGAATACTTTCTGATGATGTAGAAACAGATTCTGTAGCACCAGGTGAAAACCTCAAAATCAGACTCAAAGGAATCGAAGAAGAAGAGATTCTTCCAGGATTCATACTTTGTGATCCTAATAACCTTTGTCATTCTGGACGCACGTTTGATGCCCAG ATAGTGATTATAGAGCACAAATCCATCATCTGCCCAGGGTATAATGCGGTGCTGCATATTCATACCTGTATTGAGGAAGTCGAAATAACA GCCTTAATCTGCTTGGTAGACAAAAAATCAGGGGAAAAAAGTAAGACTCGACCCCGTTTTGTGAAACAAGATCAAGTATGCATCGCCCGCTTAAGGACAGCAGGAACCATCTGCCTTGAGACCTTTAAAGACTTCCCTCAAATGGGTCGTTTTACTTTAAGAGATGAGG gTAAGACCATTGCAATTGGAAAAGTTCTGAAACTGGTTCCAGAGAAAGACTAA
- the Gspt1 gene encoding eukaryotic peptide chain release factor GTP-binding subunit ERF3A isoform X3 produces the protein MELSEPVVENGETEMSPEESWEHKEEISEAEPGGGDGRPPEESAQEMMEEEEEIPKPKSVVAPPGAPKKEHVNVVFIGHVDAGKSTIGGQIMYLTGMVDKRTLEKYEREAKEKNRETWYLSWALDTNQEERDKGKTVEVGRAYFETEKKHFTILDAPGHKSFVPNMIGGASQADLAVLVISARKGEFETGFEKGGQTREHAMLAKTAGVKHLIVLINKMDDPTVNWSNERYEECKEKLVPFLKKVGFNPKKDIHFMPCSGLTGANLKEQSDFCPWYNGLPFIPYLDNLPNFNRSVDGPIRLPIVDKYKDMGTVVLGKLESGSICKGQQLVMMPNKHNVEVLGILSDDVETDSVAPGENLKIRLKGIEEEEILPGFILCDPNNLCHSGRTFDAQIVIIEHKSIICPGYNAVLHIHTCIEEVEITALICLVDKKSGEKSKTRPRFVKQDQVCIARLRTAGTICLETFKDFPQMGRFTLRDEGKTIAIGKVLKLVPEKD, from the exons ATGGAACTTTCAGAACCTGTTG TAGAAAATGGAGAGACAGAAATGTCCCCAGAAGAATCATGGGagcacaaagaagaaataagtgaaGCGGAGccaggaggtggagatggaagGCCACCAGAGGAAAGTGCCCAAGAAatgatggaggaggaagaggaaatacCAAAACCTAAATCTGTGGTTGCACCACCAGGTGCTCCCAAAAAAGAACATGTAAATGTAGTATTCATTGGGCATGTAG ATGCTGGCAAGTCAACCATTGGAGGACAAATAAT GTATTTGACTGGAATGGTTGACAAAAGGACacttgaaaaatatgaaagagaagctaaagaaaaaaacagagaaactTG gtacTTATCTTGGGCCTTAGACACAAATCAGGAAGAACGGGACAAAGGTAAAACAGTAGAAGTGGGTCGAGCctattttgaaacagaaaagaagcaTTTCACAATTCTAGATGCCCCTGGCCACAAGAGTTTTGTCCCAAATATGATTGGTGGTGCCTCTCAGGCTGATCTGGCTGTGCTG GTCATCTCAGCCAGGAAAGGAGAGtttgaaactggctttgaaaaAGGAGGACAGACGAGAGAGCATGCAATGTTGGCAAAGACAGCAGGTGTAAAACACTTAATTGTGCTTATTAATAAGATGGATGATCCAACAGTAAATTGGAGCAATGAGAG atATGAAGAATGTAAAGAGAAACTAGTGCCATTTTTGAAAAAAGTTGGCTTCAATCCCAAAAAAGACATTCACTTTATGCCCTGCTCAGGACTGACTGGAGCAAACCTCAAAGAGCAATCAGATTTCTGTCCTTGGTACAA TGGATTACCATTTATTCCATATCTGGATAATTTGCCAAACTTCAATAGATCAGTTGATGGACCAATCAGGCTGCCAATTGTGGATAAGTACAAG GATATGGGCACTGTggtcctgggaaagctggaatcAGGATCTATTTGTAAAGGCCAGCAACTTGTAATGATGCCAAATAAG CACAACGTGGAAGTTCTTGGAATACTTTCTGATGATGTAGAAACAGATTCTGTAGCACCAGGTGAAAACCTCAAAATCAGACTCAAAGGAATCGAAGAAGAAGAGATTCTTCCAGGATTCATACTTTGTGATCCTAATAACCTTTGTCATTCTGGACGCACGTTTGATGCCCAG ATAGTGATTATAGAGCACAAATCCATCATCTGCCCAGGGTATAATGCGGTGCTGCATATTCATACCTGTATTGAGGAAGTCGAAATAACA GCCTTAATCTGCTTGGTAGACAAAAAATCAGGGGAAAAAAGTAAGACTCGACCCCGTTTTGTGAAACAAGATCAAGTATGCATCGCCCGCTTAAGGACAGCAGGAACCATCTGCCTTGAGACCTTTAAAGACTTCCCTCAAATGGGTCGTTTTACTTTAAGAGATGAGG gTAAGACCATTGCAATTGGAAAAGTTCTGAAACTGGTTCCAGAGAAAGACTAA